One region of Pseudomonas alvandae genomic DNA includes:
- a CDS encoding PA0069 family radical SAM protein, with the protein MSATLPPRGRGTATNPHNRFAPSRSVAEDDGWYQEVPPTQGTEVRIETAKTIITRNTSTDIPFDRSINPYRGCEHGCIYCYARPSHAYWDMSPGLDFETKLIAKTNAADVLEEQLSRRGYQCAPIALGSNTDPYQPIEREQRITRRILEVLLRYRHPVTIVTKGSLILRDLDLLAELAQQRLVHVMISLTTLDDELKRILEPRAAAPKARLRAIKVMREAGIKVGVLCAPMIPMINDSEIESLLAEAHAAGAQNAAYVMLRLPLEVAPLFEEWLQAHYPQRAAHVLSLVRQSRGGELYDSRFGVRMRGEGPFADLLAQRFAKAIKRLGMERRDGYDLDCEAFCPPGRQMSLI; encoded by the coding sequence ATGTCCGCCACCCTTCCACCGCGCGGGCGCGGCACCGCGACCAACCCGCACAACCGCTTCGCCCCGAGCCGCTCGGTGGCCGAGGACGACGGCTGGTACCAGGAAGTCCCGCCGACCCAGGGCACCGAAGTGCGCATCGAAACGGCCAAGACCATCATCACCCGCAACACCTCCACGGACATCCCGTTCGACCGCTCGATCAACCCCTACCGAGGCTGCGAACACGGTTGCATCTACTGCTATGCGCGGCCCAGCCATGCCTATTGGGACATGTCGCCGGGGCTGGATTTCGAAACCAAGTTGATCGCCAAGACCAATGCCGCCGATGTGCTGGAAGAACAATTGTCCCGGCGCGGCTATCAATGCGCGCCGATCGCGCTGGGTTCCAACACCGATCCCTATCAGCCCATCGAGCGCGAGCAACGCATCACCCGCCGGATCCTCGAGGTGCTGCTGCGCTATCGACACCCCGTCACGATCGTTACCAAGGGCTCGCTGATCCTGCGCGACCTGGACCTGCTGGCCGAATTGGCGCAACAACGCCTGGTGCACGTGATGATCAGCCTGACCACGCTGGACGATGAGCTCAAGCGCATCCTCGAACCCCGCGCGGCGGCACCGAAGGCGCGGTTGCGGGCCATAAAAGTGATGCGCGAGGCAGGCATCAAGGTGGGCGTGCTGTGCGCGCCGATGATCCCGATGATCAACGACAGCGAAATCGAAAGCCTGCTGGCCGAAGCCCATGCCGCCGGGGCGCAGAATGCCGCCTATGTGATGCTGCGCCTGCCCCTCGAAGTGGCGCCGCTGTTCGAAGAATGGTTGCAGGCGCACTACCCGCAGCGCGCCGCCCATGTGTTGAGCCTGGTGCGCCAGAGTCGCGGTGGCGAACTTTATGACAGCCGGTTTGGCGTGCGAATGCGCGGCGAAGGCCCTTTTGCGGACTTGCTGGCCCAGCGCTTCGCCAAGGCGATTAAACGTCTGGGGATGGAACGACGCGACGGTTACGACCTCGATTGCGAAGCCTTCTGTCCGCCGGGGCGGCAGATGTCGTTGATTTAA
- a CDS encoding HAD family hydrolase: MHYQTVLFDLDGTLTDPREGITRSIQFALSKLGIDEPDLTRLEHFIGPPLLQAFMQFYDFDEAKAWEAVNFYRERFKVTGLYENRVFDGVMPLLETLGGQGRQLYIATSKPWVFAREIARHFDFARHFKVIYGSELDGTRTNKVELIAHLLAEESLDPANTLMIGDRKHDLIGARSNGLDAAAVGYGFGSFEELNAENPAHHFQTLEELHRAFLRG; this comes from the coding sequence ATGCACTACCAAACCGTACTCTTCGACCTCGACGGCACCCTCACCGACCCACGGGAAGGCATCACCCGTTCGATCCAATTCGCCCTCAGCAAACTGGGCATCGACGAACCCGATCTCACCCGCCTCGAACACTTCATTGGCCCGCCGCTGTTGCAAGCCTTCATGCAGTTCTATGACTTCGACGAAGCAAAAGCCTGGGAAGCGGTGAACTTCTATCGCGAACGCTTCAAAGTCACCGGCCTCTACGAAAACCGCGTATTCGACGGCGTCATGCCCCTGCTGGAAACCCTCGGCGGCCAAGGCCGGCAGCTGTACATCGCCACCTCCAAACCGTGGGTCTTCGCCCGGGAAATCGCCCGCCACTTTGACTTCGCCCGGCACTTCAAAGTGATCTACGGCAGCGAACTGGACGGCACCCGCACCAACAAAGTCGAGCTCATCGCCCACCTCCTGGCCGAAGAAAGCCTCGACCCGGCCAACACCCTGATGATCGGCGACCGCAAACACGACCTGATCGGCGCCCGCAGCAACGGCCTCGACGCCGCAGCGGTGGGGTATGGGTTCGGCAGTTTCGAAGAACTGAACGCAGAAAACCCGGCGCACCACTTCCAGACACTGGAAGAGCTGCACCGGGCGTTCCTGCGGGGCTGA
- a CDS encoding gamma carbonic anhydrase family protein has product MTLRTYQNHSPKLARGAFVDSTAVVIGDVEIGEDSSVWPLTVIRGDMHRICIGARTSIQDGCVLHITHAGPFNPDGFPLLIGDDVTVAHKVMLHGCAVGSRILIGMGSIVMDGAVVEDDVIIGAGSLVPPGKRLESGFLYVGSPVKQARPLTDKERAFFTYSAANYVKLKDLHLAEGYDQP; this is encoded by the coding sequence GTGACCCTTCGCACGTACCAGAACCACAGCCCCAAGCTTGCCCGTGGGGCTTTTGTCGACAGCACTGCGGTGGTGATCGGCGACGTCGAAATCGGCGAAGACAGCTCCGTCTGGCCGCTGACGGTCATTCGCGGCGACATGCACCGCATCTGCATCGGCGCGCGCACCAGCATCCAGGACGGCTGCGTGCTGCACATCACCCACGCCGGCCCGTTCAACCCCGACGGCTTCCCGCTTTTGATTGGCGATGACGTGACCGTCGCCCACAAAGTCATGCTCCATGGCTGCGCCGTCGGCAGCCGGATTCTGATCGGCATGGGCAGCATCGTCATGGACGGCGCGGTGGTCGAAGACGACGTCATCATCGGCGCCGGCAGCCTCGTGCCGCCGGGCAAGCGCCTGGAGAGCGGCTTCCTCTACGTGGGCAGCCCGGTGAAACAGGCCCGCCCGCTGACCGACAAGGAGCGGGCGTTCTTCACCTACAGCGCGGCGAACTACGTAAAGCTCAAGGACCTGCACCTCGCCGAAGGCTACGACCAACCCTGA
- the tssB gene encoding type VI secretion system contractile sheath small subunit, whose product MAKEGSIAPKERINVTFKPATGGAQEEIELPLKLMAIGDYIHRKDERKVEDRKPISIDKMTFDEVLAKQELSLVLSVPNRLLEESDTEELAVQLRLSTMKDFNPASLVEQVPELKKLMELREALVALKGPLGNAPAFRKAIESVLADTQSRDRILDELGLTLSAPSV is encoded by the coding sequence ATGGCCAAAGAAGGCTCTATCGCGCCAAAGGAACGTATCAATGTCACTTTCAAGCCCGCTACAGGCGGTGCTCAGGAAGAGATTGAGCTGCCGCTCAAGTTGATGGCGATTGGTGACTACATCCATCGCAAGGACGAACGCAAGGTCGAAGACCGCAAGCCAATCAGCATCGACAAAATGACCTTCGATGAAGTGTTGGCCAAGCAGGAATTGAGTCTGGTCCTGAGTGTGCCAAACCGCCTCCTGGAAGAGAGCGACACCGAGGAGCTGGCCGTGCAACTGCGCTTGAGCACGATGAAGGATTTCAATCCGGCGAGCCTGGTGGAGCAAGTCCCCGAGCTCAAGAAGTTGATGGAACTGCGTGAAGCGCTGGTCGCGCTCAAGGGGCCTCTGGGCAACGCACCGGCGTTTCGCAAAGCCATCGAAAGCGTACTCGCCGATACCCAGTCCCGCGATCGCATATTGGATGAGCTGGGCCTGACTCTCTCAGCCCCGAGCGTTTGA
- the tssA gene encoding type VI secretion system protein TssA encodes MSYPEKLSAHYLALASAPIPNGNFSGVDVRFSDEFEALERELGKAQSMHGSGQVDWLKIQEHSEALLRTQSKDLRVAIWLTWALYQRESFQGLLAGLGLLRYLCDNHWLVLHPAKVKTRAASFHWLVTRLEGALSDDVAIKNQLALFERLAEQLEALDAACVAHFGDDAPLLLPLCRRLKNLIMRATDVPPPGAVGAMVAHVKQAATQLLASGAPIEHEKDAQKALRTLQESARPLCAWWLRQKATDARALRLNRTLLWLGIDAVPEHDAEQITPLRRLPADKLKAYQESLQRGHYADLLVDIEASLAKAPFWFDGQRLAWECLQGLGADSAMREVEIHFALFIQRLPSVLELRWHDGEPFADASTRAWIAAQVLPRLDTSSVAPRAEAIDSSAPWERALEEAQLIVGSDGLKAAVQFFKQEMHTIDGERARFLWRFAMARLCFSAKKYELAKVQLEALDQTLQDTTLHAWEPDLALQVLHLLHRCCELLPQNHLVRERKDETYRRLCHLDLERVIEQACGSPL; translated from the coding sequence ATGTCTTATCCCGAAAAACTGTCCGCGCATTACCTGGCACTTGCCAGCGCCCCCATTCCCAACGGGAATTTTTCGGGTGTGGACGTCCGTTTTTCAGATGAGTTCGAAGCCTTGGAGCGTGAGCTCGGCAAGGCCCAGTCGATGCATGGCAGCGGTCAAGTCGACTGGCTGAAAATCCAGGAACACAGTGAAGCCCTGCTGCGTACCCAATCGAAAGATCTGCGCGTGGCGATCTGGCTCACATGGGCGTTGTATCAACGAGAGTCTTTCCAGGGACTGCTCGCCGGCCTCGGCCTCCTGCGATACCTGTGTGACAACCATTGGCTGGTGCTTCACCCGGCCAAGGTCAAAACCCGCGCCGCCAGCTTCCATTGGCTGGTGACCCGCCTGGAAGGGGCGTTGAGCGATGACGTTGCGATAAAGAACCAGCTGGCCCTGTTCGAACGTTTGGCGGAGCAGCTCGAAGCCCTCGATGCCGCCTGCGTCGCTCACTTCGGCGATGACGCGCCTCTATTGCTGCCGCTGTGCCGGCGTCTCAAAAACCTGATTATGCGTGCCACCGACGTCCCGCCGCCCGGCGCTGTCGGGGCCATGGTCGCCCACGTCAAGCAAGCCGCCACCCAGTTGCTGGCCTCTGGCGCCCCGATTGAACATGAAAAGGACGCCCAGAAGGCGCTGCGGACCCTTCAGGAAAGTGCGCGTCCATTGTGCGCCTGGTGGCTCAGGCAAAAGGCGACCGACGCTCGCGCGCTGCGCCTCAACCGTACGCTGCTCTGGCTGGGCATCGACGCCGTGCCCGAGCATGACGCCGAGCAGATCACTCCATTGCGCAGGCTGCCTGCGGACAAGCTCAAGGCATATCAGGAAAGTCTCCAGCGGGGCCATTACGCCGATCTGCTGGTGGACATCGAGGCCAGCCTGGCGAAGGCGCCTTTCTGGTTCGACGGTCAAAGGCTCGCATGGGAATGCCTCCAAGGGCTGGGGGCCGACTCGGCCATGCGTGAGGTGGAGATTCATTTCGCCTTGTTCATCCAGCGTCTGCCGAGCGTCCTCGAGCTGCGCTGGCATGACGGCGAGCCGTTCGCGGATGCATCTACCCGGGCGTGGATCGCCGCCCAAGTCTTGCCTCGCCTGGACACATCGAGCGTTGCGCCCCGCGCGGAGGCCATCGACTCCTCGGCGCCTTGGGAGCGAGCTCTGGAAGAAGCCCAGCTCATCGTGGGCTCGGACGGCCTCAAGGCTGCCGTCCAGTTTTTCAAGCAGGAAATGCACACCATCGACGGCGAGCGCGCGCGTTTCCTTTGGCGGTTCGCGATGGCTCGCTTGTGCTTTTCGGCCAAGAAATACGAGCTCGCCAAAGTCCAGCTCGAGGCGCTTGACCAGACGCTGCAAGACACGACTTTGCATGCGTGGGAGCCCGATCTCGCATTGCAGGTATTGCACCTGTTGCATCGCTGCTGCGAGTTGTTGCCCCAGAACCACCTCGTGCGCGAGCGCAAGGATGAAACCTACCGCAGGTTGTGTCACCTCGACCTGGAGCGGGTCATTGAACAGGCCTGCGGGTCCCCATTGTAA
- a CDS encoding M3 family metallopeptidase, whose translation MRHPDNPLLQAYDLPPFSDIQAEHFAPALDQILVESRAKVAETIKTQTPFPTWDDLVLAMDEIHARLKGFGYVLERLVCARAGNAWKQVSVDCRERLNDYRRSLRQDPELFQLYQRLADSQIAAHFSPARKRTLGKILRRFRQNSTASASQEALRDLKLRIRGAEMLFLEHLEEANKAWSQTFDDEARLSGLPAYFIQQTADQAREAGRAGWLLKLTDESFRIVTRYADNRLLREQVYVAYSARASDRGPNAGIFDNNEVLRQLLSDRHQLAILLGYSNYAELAIEPEQAQSPEQVTAFLMEKLGQQQSVFKQDAEQLKAFAAQEGFGELRPWDYQYLAEKLRRQTTGVSEQTASAWFELESSFSQLLLIARDLFGIDFIERKDLPAWHAKVRLFEVRERDDTLGYIYFDPFEDGRLNGYPHTSTLRNRRITAEGRPRYPVAALHAWLPRGSGSRPTLLDHQHLRTLFHEFGHCLQHVLSRADYRDISGISELSRDAAEFAGELLERWCFSRQCLLRIARHHETGAPLPEDVADQLLVYLNRQTSWEAARLLRDALFDMELHRSHGDGRTAQKVFDEVNAQVGHLPVSPEERWPNGLDYLVTGYGAGLYTYLWSQTLAGRVFERFERNGLFDRHTGRALREAIYAAGDSRPLSESIAAFMQATDYRAGVST comes from the coding sequence ATGCGCCACCCTGATAACCCCCTGCTGCAGGCCTACGACCTGCCGCCATTTTCAGACATTCAAGCCGAACACTTCGCCCCCGCCCTCGACCAGATCCTTGTCGAAAGCCGCGCCAAAGTCGCCGAAACCATCAAGACTCAGACGCCCTTTCCTACCTGGGACGACCTGGTGCTGGCCATGGATGAAATCCATGCGCGGCTGAAGGGTTTCGGCTACGTGTTGGAGCGCTTGGTTTGCGCCAGGGCTGGAAACGCTTGGAAGCAGGTCTCAGTCGATTGCCGTGAGCGACTGAATGACTATCGCCGCTCGCTGAGGCAGGACCCCGAGCTGTTCCAGCTTTATCAACGCTTGGCTGATAGCCAGATTGCCGCGCATTTCTCACCGGCGAGAAAAAGGACGCTGGGCAAGATCCTCCGCCGGTTTCGCCAGAACTCAACGGCATCCGCCTCCCAAGAAGCGTTGAGGGACCTGAAGCTGCGTATCCGTGGTGCCGAAATGCTGTTTTTGGAGCACTTGGAAGAAGCCAACAAAGCCTGGAGCCAAACGTTCGACGATGAGGCCCGCTTGTCGGGCTTGCCGGCGTATTTCATACAGCAAACGGCCGACCAGGCACGTGAGGCAGGCCGTGCGGGGTGGTTGTTGAAGCTTACAGACGAATCGTTTCGCATTGTGACTCGCTATGCCGACAACCGGCTCCTGCGCGAACAGGTCTATGTCGCCTATAGCGCTCGGGCGTCGGATCGAGGGCCCAATGCAGGCATATTCGACAATAACGAGGTGCTGCGGCAGTTGCTCAGTGACCGTCATCAACTCGCCATCCTGCTGGGTTATTCGAATTACGCCGAACTGGCCATCGAGCCGGAGCAAGCGCAGTCGCCAGAGCAGGTCACCGCGTTCCTGATGGAGAAGCTGGGGCAACAACAAAGCGTCTTCAAGCAGGACGCTGAGCAACTGAAGGCCTTCGCGGCGCAGGAAGGCTTCGGCGAACTCCGGCCCTGGGATTATCAGTACCTGGCGGAAAAACTTCGCCGCCAAACGACCGGCGTTTCAGAACAAACGGCTAGCGCCTGGTTTGAACTGGAATCCTCCTTTTCGCAATTGTTGCTGATCGCGCGCGACCTATTCGGCATTGACTTCATCGAGCGCAAGGACCTACCTGCCTGGCACGCAAAGGTGCGTCTATTCGAAGTTCGCGAGCGGGACGACACCCTTGGTTATATTTATTTCGATCCGTTTGAAGACGGCAGGCTCAACGGTTACCCCCACACCTCCACTCTGCGGAACCGGCGCATCACCGCAGAGGGCAGGCCGCGCTACCCCGTCGCGGCGTTGCATGCCTGGTTGCCACGCGGTTCCGGTTCGAGGCCGACGTTACTGGATCATCAGCACCTGCGGACCCTGTTCCATGAGTTCGGCCATTGCTTGCAGCACGTGTTGAGTCGGGCGGACTATCGCGACATCTCGGGTATCTCCGAGCTTTCCCGGGACGCTGCCGAGTTTGCCGGCGAACTGCTGGAGCGCTGGTGCTTCTCCAGACAATGCCTGCTCCGTATAGCCAGGCATCACGAGACCGGCGCTCCCCTGCCGGAAGACGTCGCCGATCAGTTGTTGGTCTATCTCAACAGACAAACCAGTTGGGAAGCTGCCCGGTTGCTGCGAGACGCGTTATTCGACATGGAGCTGCACCGCAGCCATGGCGACGGGCGCACAGCCCAGAAAGTATTCGATGAGGTCAATGCGCAAGTCGGGCATCTGCCCGTTTCCCCCGAGGAACGTTGGCCCAACGGGCTGGATTACCTCGTCACAGGTTATGGCGCCGGACTCTATACTTACCTCTGGTCGCAAACCCTGGCCGGGCGTGTATTCGAGCGATTCGAGCGCAATGGGTTGTTCGATAGGCATACAGGCCGGGCGCTGCGCGAAGCCATATACGCGGCGGGGGATTCACGGCCGTTGTCCGAATCCATCGCCGCGTTCATGCAAGCGACCGACTACCGAGCGGGCGTCAGCACTTGA
- a CDS encoding carbonic anhydrase translates to MSDKDKQPLAASASAQPEAETADAALQHIVDGFLHFHHEIFPQQEELFKKLATAQKPRAMFITCADSRIVPELITHSSPGDLFVTRNVGNVVPPYGQMNGGVSTAIEYAVLALGVQHIIVCGHSDCGAMRAVLNPDTLEKMPTVKAWLRHAEVAKTMVHDNCPCGDEKQTMPILTEENVIAQLHHLRTHPSVASRMASGQLFIHGWVYNIETSEIKAFDADQGCFLPLDGSHPIPVATPKARF, encoded by the coding sequence ATGAGTGACAAGGATAAACAGCCGTTGGCTGCGTCGGCTTCAGCCCAACCCGAGGCGGAAACCGCCGATGCAGCGCTGCAGCACATTGTTGACGGCTTTTTGCATTTCCATCACGAGATCTTTCCCCAGCAGGAAGAACTCTTCAAGAAACTCGCCACCGCCCAGAAACCCCGGGCGATGTTCATCACCTGCGCCGATTCGCGCATCGTGCCCGAGTTGATCACCCATAGCTCCCCTGGCGACCTGTTCGTGACCCGTAACGTCGGCAACGTCGTTCCGCCTTACGGCCAGATGAATGGCGGCGTTTCCACCGCCATCGAATACGCCGTGCTGGCCCTCGGCGTGCAGCACATCATCGTCTGCGGCCACTCCGATTGCGGCGCCATGCGTGCCGTGCTCAACCCCGATACCCTGGAAAAAATGCCGACGGTCAAGGCCTGGCTGCGCCACGCCGAAGTCGCCAAGACCATGGTCCATGACAACTGCCCGTGCGGTGATGAAAAGCAGACCATGCCCATCCTCACCGAAGAAAACGTCATCGCGCAGTTGCATCACCTGCGAACGCACCCGTCGGTGGCTTCGCGCATGGCCAGCGGCCAGTTGTTCATCCATGGCTGGGTGTACAACATCGAGACCAGCGAGATCAAAGCCTTTGACGCGGACCAGGGCTGT
- the prlC gene encoding oligopeptidase A, with protein sequence MSVNNPLLQPYDLPPFSAIRAEHVQPAIEQILADNRAAIAEILKTQVKQPTWAGLVLAMDELNDRLGAAWSPVSHLNAVRNSPELREAYEACLPALSAYSTELGQNRELFQAFEALANSPEAAGFDVAQKTILEHSLRDFRLSGIDLPPEQQKRYAEVQSKLSELGSRFSNQLLDATQAWTKHVTDEAALAGLTDSAKAQMAAAAQAKGLDGWLINLEFPSYYAVMTYAEDRALREEVYAAYCTRASDQGPNAGQNDNGPVMEQILDLRQELAHLLGFANFAELSLATKMAESSDQVLSFLRDLAKRSKPFAAQDLEQLKAFAAEQGCPDLQSWDSGFYGEKLRQQRYSVAQEALRAYFPIDKVLGGLFTIVQRLYGIEIAELKGFDSWHPDVRLFEIKENGQHVGRFFFDLYARANKRGGAWMDGARDRRRTFDGELQSPVANLVCNFTPADSGKPALLTHDEVTTLFHEFGHGLHHLLTRVEHAGVSGINGVAWDAVELPSQFMENWCWEPEGLALISGHYETGEPLPQDLLEKMLAAKNFQSGLMMVRQLEFSLFDFELHATHGDGRSVLEVLEGVRDEVSVMRPPAYNRFPNSFAHIFAGGYAAGYYSYKWAEVLSADAFSKFEEDGVLNADTGRAFREAILARGGSQEPMVLFVDFRGREPSIDALLRHSGLSEDAAA encoded by the coding sequence GTGAGCGTGAACAACCCTCTTTTGCAGCCCTACGACCTGCCGCCATTCTCGGCGATCCGTGCCGAGCACGTGCAACCGGCCATCGAGCAGATCCTGGCTGACAACCGTGCCGCCATCGCCGAAATCCTCAAGACTCAAGTCAAGCAGCCTACCTGGGCCGGCCTGGTGCTGGCGATGGACGAGCTCAACGATCGCCTCGGTGCGGCCTGGAGCCCGGTGAGCCACTTGAACGCCGTGCGCAACAGCCCGGAACTGCGCGAAGCCTATGAGGCGTGCCTGCCGGCGCTGAGTGCCTATTCCACCGAACTGGGCCAGAACCGCGAGTTGTTCCAGGCCTTCGAAGCCCTGGCGAACAGCCCCGAGGCGGCCGGTTTCGATGTGGCGCAGAAAACCATTCTCGAACACTCCCTGCGCGATTTCCGCCTGTCGGGCATCGACCTGCCGCCCGAGCAGCAGAAGCGCTACGCCGAGGTGCAAAGCAAGTTGTCCGAGCTGGGCAGCCGCTTTTCCAACCAATTGCTCGACGCGACCCAGGCCTGGACCAAGCACGTCACCGACGAGGCCGCCCTCGCCGGCCTGACCGACTCGGCCAAGGCGCAAATGGCTGCCGCCGCCCAGGCCAAAGGGCTGGATGGCTGGCTGATCAACCTGGAATTCCCTAGCTACTACGCGGTGATGACCTACGCCGAAGACCGCGCCCTGCGCGAAGAAGTCTACGCGGCCTACTGCACCCGCGCCTCGGACCAGGGCCCGAACGCTGGCCAGAACGACAACGGCCCGGTGATGGAGCAGATCCTCGACCTGCGCCAGGAGCTGGCTCACCTGCTGGGCTTCGCCAATTTCGCTGAGTTGAGCCTGGCGACCAAGATGGCCGAATCCAGCGATCAGGTGCTCAGTTTCCTGCGTGACCTGGCCAAGCGCAGCAAACCCTTCGCCGCCCAGGACCTGGAACAACTGAAGGCGTTCGCCGCCGAACAAGGCTGCCCCGACCTGCAAAGCTGGGACAGCGGTTTCTATGGCGAAAAACTCCGCCAGCAACGTTACAGCGTCGCCCAGGAAGCCCTGCGCGCGTACTTCCCGATCGATAAGGTGCTGGGCGGCCTGTTCACCATCGTGCAACGTCTGTACGGCATCGAGATCGCTGAGCTGAAAGGTTTCGATAGTTGGCACCCGGACGTGCGCCTGTTCGAGATCAAGGAAAACGGCCAGCACGTCGGCCGCTTCTTCTTCGACCTCTATGCCCGCGCCAACAAGCGTGGCGGCGCCTGGATGGACGGCGCCCGTGATCGTCGTCGCACCTTCGACGGCGAACTGCAAAGCCCGGTTGCCAACCTGGTGTGCAACTTCACTCCAGCCGACAGCGGCAAGCCAGCGCTGCTGACCCATGACGAAGTCACCACGCTGTTCCACGAATTCGGCCATGGCCTGCATCACCTGCTGACCCGCGTCGAACATGCCGGCGTGTCCGGCATCAACGGCGTGGCCTGGGACGCCGTCGAGCTGCCGAGCCAGTTCATGGAAAACTGGTGCTGGGAGCCTGAAGGCCTGGCGCTGATTTCCGGTCACTACGAAACCGGCGAGCCGCTGCCCCAGGACCTGCTGGAAAAAATGCTCGCGGCGAAGAATTTCCAGTCCGGCCTGATGATGGTCCGCCAGTTGGAGTTCTCGCTATTCGACTTCGAGCTGCACGCCACCCACGGTGACGGCCGCAGCGTATTGGAAGTGCTCGAAGGCGTGCGCGACGAGGTGTCGGTGATGCGTCCGCCGGCCTACAACCGCTTCCCGAACAGTTTTGCCCACATCTTTGCCGGCGGCTACGCAGCGGGTTACTACAGCTATAAGTGGGCGGAAGTGCTCTCGGCCGATGCGTTCTCGAAGTTCGAAGAGGACGGTGTGCTCAACGCCGACACCGGTCGCGCCTTCCGTGAGGCGATCCTGGCTCGCGGAGGTTCCCAGGAACCGATGGTGCTGTTCGTCGACTTCCGTGGCCGCGAGCCGTCGATTGACGCACTCTTGCGCCATAGCGGCCTGAGCGAGGACGCGGCAGCATGA
- a CDS encoding YheV family putative zinc ribbon protein produces MSEGPVITKRRFIAGAVCPACSEPDKLMMWNEDGVPHRECVACGYSDTLNEQGLSVPKELGTRVNTSALKAPDAKVQAVQFFPNPKLKKKTD; encoded by the coding sequence ATGAGCGAGGGGCCTGTGATTACCAAACGACGCTTCATCGCCGGGGCGGTCTGCCCGGCGTGCAGTGAGCCGGACAAGTTGATGATGTGGAACGAAGACGGCGTGCCGCACCGCGAATGCGTGGCCTGCGGTTATTCCGACACGCTCAACGAGCAAGGCCTGTCGGTGCCCAAGGAGTTGGGCACCCGGGTCAACACCTCGGCGCTCAAGGCGCCGGACGCGAAAGTCCAGGCGGTGCAATTTTTCCCTAACCCCAAGTTGAAGAAAAAAACCGACTGA
- a CDS encoding DUF6124 family protein, translating to MFKITPNPPEADPNSPYLDGLNAKKLEEAATRALDFYLKPKPAKPKETIKPGQLFTVVKDLDNECLLANLSETLASADAMVSELAFDMEGSNRHVLLGIQQLIELGSLLANRALDNVDPR from the coding sequence ATGTTCAAAATAACGCCAAACCCTCCAGAAGCAGATCCCAACTCTCCTTATCTGGACGGCCTCAACGCCAAAAAACTCGAAGAAGCCGCTACCCGCGCATTGGACTTTTATCTAAAGCCCAAACCAGCAAAACCAAAAGAAACCATCAAGCCCGGCCAGTTATTCACCGTCGTAAAAGACCTCGACAACGAATGCCTGCTGGCCAACCTCAGCGAAACCCTGGCGTCAGCCGATGCGATGGTCAGTGAACTGGCTTTCGATATGGAAGGCTCCAACCGCCACGTGCTGCTTGGGATCCAGCAGTTGATCGAGCTGGGGTCGTTGCTGGCGAATCGGGCGTTGGATAACGTCGATCCCCGATAG
- a CDS encoding phosphatase domain-containing protein, which yields MLKLCFRSLLCLALSVGLAEASAQAADSTEARPAEWAQPVEKDYNLYQMSPTLYRSSLPDGGALPLLSKLRIGTVITFLPESDKRWLSTPAIQQVKLPYRTNHVDDSDILRALRAIQAAEAKGPVLMHCKHGSDRTGLVAAMYRVVVQGWSKEDALDEMTEGGFGDSHHFKDGVRYMMQADVDKLRVALANGDCSTSVFALCSLKSWVNSTTTAHHLDPQVLTPAR from the coding sequence ATGCTCAAGCTCTGTTTCCGTTCACTCCTCTGCCTGGCCTTGTCCGTCGGGCTGGCCGAGGCGTCCGCCCAAGCGGCCGATTCCACCGAGGCACGGCCCGCTGAATGGGCCCAGCCAGTGGAAAAGGACTACAACCTCTATCAGATGTCACCGACGCTCTACCGCAGCTCGCTGCCGGACGGCGGGGCGCTGCCCTTGCTCAGCAAGCTCAGGATCGGCACGGTCATCACCTTCCTGCCGGAGTCGGATAAGCGCTGGCTGTCCACGCCCGCCATCCAGCAAGTGAAGTTGCCCTACCGCACCAATCACGTCGATGACAGCGATATTCTCAGGGCCTTGCGTGCCATCCAGGCGGCCGAGGCCAAGGGCCCGGTGCTGATGCACTGCAAGCACGGCTCGGACCGCACCGGCCTGGTGGCCGCCATGTACCGGGTGGTTGTGCAAGGCTGGAGCAAAGAAGACGCCCTGGACGAAATGACCGAAGGTGGCTTCGGCGACAGCCATCACTTCAAGGACGGCGTGCGCTACATGATGCAGGCCGATGTCGACAAACTCCGCGTGGCGTTGGCGAACGGCGATTGCAGCACCAGCGTCTTTGCGTTGTGCTCGTTGAAAAGCTGGGTCAACTCAACGACCACCGCGCATCACCTCGACCCTCAAGTGCTGACGCCCGCTCGGTAG